In Zingiber officinale cultivar Zhangliang chromosome 3A, Zo_v1.1, whole genome shotgun sequence, the DNA window caaaataCTAAAACATGAGCATCTACTTCAACTCTATGAGAATAGAATTTAAGCAACTTCTCAATTCTTGATATAGAAGGTTCTTTTTTATGAGAGAAGTGAGTAAGAAAGAGGTCACCCGATACATTAGTTGAGTTCATAGGAACATTAGCACTTCTATCTGAAATATCAAATAACAGAGATACATCTCTTTTAGTGAAAGCTACTGGGACACttgaaaatttaaattgattagttttTTATTATGCATTTCTAATTTTCAACAACTAGAAAATGTACctgaaaatataaaaatttgaGATGTTAAATCCTAACTTTGAAATATATTCACGAGTAGACAACTAATTTGTTGAATATCTTATGTGTCCAAAAAAAGAGTAAAAGGGGACTGGTTAATGATTGTTTTGTGTCAATCATGTAAACGAATAGAACCACGATCTTGTCCTTTTATTATTGGACGGCTAAAAAAATCATTAAAGTGACCTAAAACACTAGTCCATTGGAGTTTATGACCAATATTAACTGATGACTAGAATCCCATGGTAAAATATCAattattaacataaataaataaatgtacaTATGTAAAAATAATGTTTCTATGATTAAGGAAAACCATCACATGTTGTCCTAGTTTTTACAAACTAGCACAATGTTGTAGCTTGTTTTTACAAACCAGCACAACATTGTAACTCGTATTGAAAAAAATAGCACCACGTTGTAGTTGGTTTGTAAAAATCAACTACAATGTGACCATTTGAGTAAACTGACATATAGAAATTCGATTTTTTACAAAATAGTAGTACGTTgataatgatttttgaaaaacatcaCGTATGTGTCCATTTTTAAAAACTAGTATCATCATGTTCCTTCGAAATTAATCATTAAACTGTATCTcatattgatttttaaataactGGTTCTTAGAAACAACGATGGATAAAATAAAAACATTCAGTATATCTTTGCAACTCTCATGGAATACACCATTAAGAAATATGATTagagaaaggagaggagagagaTGATCATTACAGGTTGGATGAAAATACTAAGTCACTCTATGTGAGTTGATTGTTGAAGAAGATAACCTGATTTAGGGTCTGACACAGAGAAAGAGAGGAGCGGGAAGAAAGGAGAATGGGGTTTATATATAGAGGGAAAAAAAGCAATACTGAAGGACCTTTCGGTAATGAATCGGGGTTGCTCTTGGTAGCTGAACGGTAGCTTGCCATTTAAGATAGAGCGTAATTCCCAATACCTTCCTCAGTTACCACCCCAATTTTTGTCCTCCCATTCAACGGACGTCCTTCATTCTAGGTGGTGACCAAATGTTTAAATCCCGTCCGGTCATTGGCGCCCACCCTTCCGGGCTCCTCCACCAGAATGTCGACGGTGGCGGGTGGCGAACGCGACGTCGAGAGCGCTAAGATCCCCACCGAACATCCTCTGCCGATTCATCCCCCTCCCTACGCCAACTTTCTACCCCAGCCAGTGCCACCAACGGCGGCTCCCCCTCATGCTTACGCCCCCCCGCCCAATGCGCCGCCGCCGCCCCATCTGGCACCAGTACCAGCCACCGACCACTACAATATTGCAGGTAGGTGGATTCTTCTAAACttatattttctttctctaacGCATGCTTAAATCATCTTTCCGTGGCAACCCTATTCTTAAATTTCCTCCTTTCACATTGATTCCTGATTTCTGTTTCAGTTGGGTACCAACCCCACCCATATTCGGCTGTGGTTAACGGGATCTCCATGAACACGAAGGAGCCTCCTCTTCCTTTTTGCGGCATCGGCATCGGCTGGGCTTTGTAAGTGGTTTCCACTCCTTCTTCAGTTCTTTACCAGAAAGTAAATATTTTCTCTTGAGGCATAATGTGGGTTATAGTTATAGTTTCATGTAGTCGGAGTACCGCTTCAATCAAATCTTGACATTTGGTAAATGCTGTTATCTATGAAGAATATGTGTCCCGTTATGATATCTTACAGCGATAGGATCTCCTTATGTTCATTCATGAAAAGAAGGGGGACTCTTTACTTAATTGGAGATTCCAAGTACTCCCAGAACTTCCAGATAGTTACAATGGTGATGTCGGCCCATCAACTGTCTCATGCCAAGCAAAACTGGGGAAAAAAACAACAATACTGTAAACAAGTGGTTTTTCTTTGTTCAATAGGGCATGCTAGGTGTAATTGTAACAATTCTACTATTCTCTCTGCCATTCTTATTTACACAACCATGAAGATGTGAAACTTCATTTGGAAGTTCTAACAAATCATATAATCTTATGTTGTCCATTCACTTTTTGTAAACCTGCAGATATAATTACATTCTTACTTTATCTGTCTCTCCATAAATGCACAATCCTGCATTCTTGAAATTTAATGTCTGGAAATGTAGAATCACATGTCTTTTTCTACTGCAAAAAAGAGAAAGcgtgaatggagatatatctaggCAGAACATAAGAAAAATTGAAACAAGGGATTACCTGGGATAAAATCATAGGATGTTGTGCAATACTTCGTTATTTTTGCTAGTTTTGTTGGATTTAGAAACTATGCAATTTTGATCGACGACAAGTCCTTTCCCTTGACAGGTTTATGGCTGGCTTTTTCTTTGCTTCAATTCCATGGTATGTTGGTGCCTTGCTTCTGCTATTTGTTGATCAAGATTATAGGGAGAAATGTGGATTGGTTGCATGCTCAATTGCAGTAAgtatctagttctttctaaatcTGAAACTGtgataattttccttttttttttcccaaaTGGTTCTAGCTTACCAACTAAGTTCAGttatttttagatttattctaaAGTTCCAttgtaatttaaagttaattattaaTTGCACATGGATTTACCAATCTAAATGTCTAGAATTGGTAACCTAGATTTCATTTATGCCCTTAAAATTTTTGCTGATGATCTAATATTAAATTGGTGAATTTATTTCATCGATAATATTCTTGAAAAAAGAGAAGAATATTAAAAAATAGACTTGAGTATAATACCAACTAATCCGTCTACCAATAAGATGGCAATGCTTGTTAAATTGGCTAAGAAGTCGGAGGCTTCATATGTGGTAAAGTAAGAGAAGCAACAAGAGAGTGGAACTAGGTGGAAGTTAGTTTGTTAACAAAATTGTCATGTGCCACGTGTCTCTCATACAAGGCTATGTGCCAACTCCAAGGCCTAGAATAAGGGTTCTTGGTGCTATACTAAAAGAGGCTCAACATCTTTCTGCTAACTCAGTAACTCACCaaccttgtgtttggttagaTAACCTTGCAGGGATATCTTATTTTCCCTTCGAACTAATTTGGAACTTCTGATCAGTTCAAATTGATTAGAAGCAAATTTATGGTGGGTGCAATTTAGGTGAACAAAGAGCCGTTTGAACTGATAACTCAAATGCGGGAGTTTTGTTGAGGCATTCTTGTCTTATCTTCTCCTTTAGTAAAGAGCTCATGTTCAGGTCTGCTCTTGGGTCATCCAAGAAGGCTAATAGTTATTAGGGATTTTAATTTGCTAATGATTATGGAGTTCATGGGAGAACAACAATTCATTTTCAATAATATTTCTCCCCTTAGTAGCAAATATCATATTTTCCTAGTTTATGTTACATTAGATAGCATAATAGATGAGatagagttatttttaaataccaagttttaaaattttaatttgtttgatGTTTTCTTAAGAAAGTTTGTTATATGTTTTTGAGGTAGAAggctttttcttatttcttataGAAGGGGTTTGGATCCCATATAGTGGATTGCTCTGTTTTAGGAACTTTTGTTTTAGTTGTGCTACATCATTAGATTTGTATTAGGAGAAAAGATAGTGAAAGATTAGAGCAAAGGTTTGGAAACATAATAGATAAGATAGATTGCATTTTAAATACcaagtttttatttaatttttttcaagaaaatttgttatatttttttgggTAGAAGGCTTGTTGTTATTCCTTATAGAAGGAGTCTAGATCCCATATAATCGATTACTATTTgttttatgaaatttcttcaatgGGTTGCATCATTAGATTTGTATTAGGAGAAAAGATAGTGAAAAATTAGAGCTTGGGTTTGAAAGGGTATTATGATTGACTAGTTATACAACAATtctctaatattttatttatataacatTTTCTTATCTAGATTATGGGTAGAACTTATCAATCAGGATCATAGTCATATTCATCGAGCATGTTAGTCGACACAATTTGAGGTCAATTATATGGATATTATCATTTAGTAAACTCTATGCATTGCTGTACCACTAGTAATATTTATAactcttaattaaatttttattaagttaaattgttAATTAGAGATTTCCTTGGTCTACCTTTATCCCTTAATCCTTTTGCTCTAATTTCTATATCCTTGGGCCCTTCTCTGGAGCTACATCCGCCTGCTCTTAGATTGTATGCAGTTGATTTTTTTCCAGCAATTTAACACATCTATTGTCACATGAACATTTTGTCTTTAATTGCCTGATGTTTTACATAAAGTATGATGGATCCTACTATAGACGTAAAATTTTCTGATTATCTTAGGAATATGCAATGGTCACATGAAACTTAAGAAATTCTCCCTAATTTTAACTAGCTActctttaatatttttattaatctcttttcttaatgatAGATTAAGATAGACAAAACTTTTACATAGAGGAATCTCATGTCCATCCATTTTAATTAGTCgcttgtttcatttttttttacattttgtattttaattaaattaaaccctTTAGTTTCAAACGTTTTCACACTTCTGAGGTTAGATGTATTTATACTCTCATCAATTAATACCATATTTTCTGTAAATAGCACACATAAAAGAGATCGATCTTGTAGATTATTCATAGATTCatctaaaaaataaaaggataaaGATTTAAAGTTACTCTCTAATGTAAATCTTGAtggcaaaaaggcgaatacgctcgcctccagcgcccccgccaacctgtcccagggccaacacggaggaggtaaatcacgggcggctactagccgttggaatagtgactagcacataagggaggcatttacctcggctttgttgagattcgaaccccagacctcatgatggcaacacctcatgtgctagccactagacccatccgaggggacaccTCACCTCTTGATGGCTCTCTAATGTAAATCTTGATGCTTAATATGTTGGATTGATTTGACTATCATAGTTGTAAGTTATCAACACAATAAAGGATATTATGGTAGATTTCCCAAAGGATGCCCTTGGTATTTAATTTTTTCCAACAAGATGCCCCACACTTTATTTTTAACCAAAGGAAACACCTTCTCTAACCTATTTTCAATATACCCATCaagtatgattatttattttttttttttatggacaAAATGAACTTCGATAAAGAAAAATAAGACTAATTTTTATTGATGGGAGCataaggaattcaaatttgattttagttttgGATTTCAATGCACTTAATCTATCAAGTAGTTTTGATCATCCATCTAGAAGTATTGACCAAAATTAAAAGAACGACTATGTAAGAAAACTATTTGTACAATTGAGAGaataaagatttcaaatcttgtcttattttttgttttcaaaatgTGTTGGTTCATCTAGCAGTTTTGAGTGTTAATTTAACATTTTtgactaaattaaaaaataaaatcatataaaAAAGCCTATATTTGTATTCTTAAGAGCACGAGTGTAAATCATGTGATGTATCACAAGTGGAGATTGAGGTTGGGTGGTTTGAGGAGTAGAAATAGGGAATGCAGTGGTAAAGGGATTGTAAAAACTCAGGTATTTCACCTAAGGGTTCCTAAGTATCACACCATAGGGAGATTGTATAAAGAAATATAGAAACTTAGGTATTACGCCTAAAGGTTCCTAAGCATCACACCATAGGGAGATTGCATCATACTACCAAAGAGAATTCACAAAACTTTGATATCTATTTCATATTCTAGCATTACAACACATATTTATACTATGACTCACAAAGAACTCAAGCAACATAAATGCTCGTAGATGAACTCATTGAAAACACAAAGGACTCATAAAGACACATAGGAAacataaaaaatactcaaaaatatGTTACAATTTTCCAAGCATGTGGAAATTAAAGCACATTGGAATTATTGGACATTTAATGTTGGTTTTTGACTTTTGACTTCAACCTTTTGGAATTGATGAATTTTATATCATTTCCCAAGTAGATTTATCATCTTCCAAAACATGCCAAATTAATAGTGGAGTTTTAGAATCTTTATTTCTATGTTTATATACTTTTAATGGAGTTTGCCACTTGTCTCCATTAACACTCCCCGAGTGAGAAAAACTCATCCCAGATGAGTTAAAAGTGTGGAATCTTTCATAACAGTCTCTATTCAATTATTGAAATTCATCATTAATAATCCATGTGCATTCAGAAAGGGGTCGTGCCTTCCATTTGATAAGATACTTTTGATAACCGCTTCCCTTTTTAGACACAATCTAATGAGCAATTACATTTTCAATGCCGTCTTTCATTGTTTGAATTGATGACAAATGAGCATTATATGTATTACTTGTCATAACATCTTCATGTCCATAATATAAAGCAAGATCCTCAATGCTGAAGATATTGCTAATAGTCATGTGAACCTGGTACAAAATCAATAGTATGCTGAATTTTACCCATTGGTGCTCATTAGGTAATTCTTTATGTGCCACGTCAGAAAAGTCATTTAATAACATAGTGATTTGCGGAAGAAATAAGGAAGCTTCGGAGCAGATACTTCTTTAACTTCTTTGATTATAAGAGCATATATAGTAGAACTTTCTTTACTTTCTTGGTTAGAATATGAAGAGATTTTCCACTATTTATAACATTCTTTGCCTTCTCTTGCTTCTATTTCTTTACTTTAGTCGTCTGCATTGGTTTTAATAATACTTTCTTATGTTGAACATGAAAGCGGATGTGTTCTCCTTGCCATAAGGATGCACATCTTGATCATATAGCCAAGATCTCCCAAGAAGTATTTGAGTTACTTTCATAAGAATAAGATCACACCAAATAGAGTCACTATGAAAAATAGGTGTCCAATCTTCACCTTCGACTTTTGGAGTGGTAAGAATATGCCTAACAATAGTTGCCAACGAAGtgtcttcatcttcttccaaatcattataaactctataataaaaaaaaatttcatctcCTACTCTTTGATTTTTAGCATCATCTTCATACTCTATCCCAATGTGTAGATTCTTTATAGGACAATTATAAGCCATATGATTCAGTTGGTAACACTTGAAACATATGCTGCCTTTCTCTTTAACTTAGTTGGTTTCAAAGGTGGTTTAGAGTCACTTTGCTGATTAAATGAGTTGGTGAATCCACCTCTCTTGTTTGTTGGTTGGCTCCATGAATTCCTTTATTCATGGTTGAAACTCCAAGCTTTTTACCAAATGAATAACTCAGATACTACTACATATCCAAGGCAACTTAGAAAGTTTGCTCTATGATGTAAATTGGTGGTCTTAATAATTCTCTTCAAATTTCAGACCTTAATCCAACTTTAAACCTTGCTAGAGTCTGTTTAGGATCTTCAACAATTTGTCTCCCGATCTTTAACTCATCAAACTTCTGCATATACTTAGCTACAAATAAATGTTTCCGCTttaaatttataatctgatcacatAATTTGTCATATTATTTTATAAACAAATACTTCTCTCGTAATTTAGCTTTCATCTCCTGCCATGAGTTGATTGGTGATTGCCCTAATCTTGTTATGTATGCTTCAACACCAGTCCACCATATTAAGCTTCATTCAAGCAAACCTTACTCTTTGATCATCTGACATGTCGTACCAATCAAAATATTCTTCTATTGTGGCAAGTCAATCAACAAATAAAGTGGGGTTCACTTTTCCTTCAAAATCTAGCACCTTAGTTCCAACCTTCTTTGTGATATCTCCAGTAACATCTTGGTAATTATTTTCTGCTTCAAGAAATCCTCTAGCTCACTCAAAAAAAGGTTGTAATTGTTGAGGTGTTGGAAACCCTTCTTGAATCAATTTGTTGTTTTCTTGAGatgtttcttcttgctctccgtGGACTTGATCACCTTTAGATTGAGAAATCATGGCTTCAACACCATTTAGATGAATTTGCATACCATCAAGTTGTTCCATCACGTGAATAAGTATTCTTCATGTTGATTATCAATTAATTTTCCTCTAAAGCTCCTCCCAGATCTTGTAGACATATTAATttatgctctgataccacataTGATGTAGTACAAGCGAAGGATTGGGTGGTTTAGGGAGTAGAAATCTAGAATGAAGTGGTAAAAGGATTATAGAAACTTAGGTATCACACCTAAGGGTTCCTAGGCATCATACCATAGGGAGATTGCATAAAGAAATATAGAAACTTAGGTATCACACCAAAGAGTTCCTAGGCATCACACCATAGGGAgattgtatccacacaagcaaagAGAACTTTCAAAACTTTGATATCTATTCTATATTCCAGCATTACAACAATACACATTTTTATACTAGGAGTCAAACAACATAAATGCTAGTAGATGGACTCATTAAAAACATAAAGGACTCATAAAGACAcagaaaaaatactaaaaaatataCTACAATTTTCCAACCATGTCGAAATTAAAGCACATTGGAATTATTGGGCATTTAATATTGGTTTTTGACTTTTGACTTCAATCCTTTGGAATTGATGAATTTTATATCATTTCCCAAgtagatttattatttttcaaaacattccAAATTAATAGTGGAGTTTTAGAATGTCTATTTGCCTGTTTATAGACTTTTAATGGAGTTTGCCATTTATCTCCATCAACatgtcatatattttttttttatttaaaaaattatttggttTATCTAACAATTTTTACTAAATTGCTTGATGAATTAAAACATTTCAAAATCTAGAACTAAAATCAAATTTagttattattttaaaatgttttgatCCATCAAAAATATCAAAACTCCTAATGGACTATAACAttttaaaatcaaaaaataaaacaagatttAAATTCATGTTCTTAGGAACAAGATatggtattattattattattattatttttaatatagttttattttttagtttgGTTAAAACTGTTTGGATGAACTTTTAAAACTACTAGATggattaaaagattttgaaattaaaaaaattaatcaaaatttgaaCTTTTCAAGAACACAAATATGGtcttattattaatttataatttgatcAAAACTACTAGATGAATCAaacaatctaaaattaaaaatgaagACCAAATTTGAATTTCTCACATACTCATAGGAACACAAATATGACCTTATtttttgatttactcttatttttaATTTAGTCAAAAGTGCTTGATGAATGGTGAAAattattaattcattaaaatattttaaaataaaaaataaaaaataaaattaaatttgaataccTCACTCTCCTAGTTCATGGGGTCTATGAATGTTCTTTTTTAATCAATATTAGTTAATGgggttatttttttttgaaaaaagggAAGGTGATAGAAATGTGTCTCGTTTAGTCAAAAATATAATATGCGGTGCTTTGTGGGAAAAATTGAAACCTTTGAGCACCATTTGGAAAATTTGctagatattattattattatccttTATCACAAtcatataatttaatattattttcttaAAACTCACTAGAGTAACCATAAAGGGATATGAAAACATTACATTCAGCCTAAAAAAACAGCTTCTACAATAATGGTAGTCCACTCATTTTAGCTTTGTAAATCCTCAACAATTTGTTCCTCTTAATTTTTTATGTCCTTGTCAAGGTCCCAAGTACCACAAATTGACAGGATCAACTATGGTGGCTCTGCCATTGATTGACAACTCTTTTCAATTGAAATATCTAAAAAAAGCATACAACTAGGTCTGTTTATTTATCAAGTATAATAATTTACCAAAATAAGATCTGACACACTAAATTAATAGGTTCAGCTAAAGAGTTTAAAGTCCTAATTAATAGTGGTTCCATTATTTAAACCTCAAATTCCATTATTTTCCAACAATTTAATTTCTCTTGTGCAATtgaattggaattacatgaaTGCCCAATAAgaatataaatatagatattcaAAGCATTTAGAACTAGCCTTTCATTCAAGAGATGAGTAGGAGGATAACATTTTCTCACTAGATGGAGTCAGAGCAATACAAATCATCTTTCCATTTTATCAAAAATAAGATTATTTTCCTTACTCTATGTAGTCAAAATCATCTCTCTGACAAAACTAAAAATGAAGCTTAAAagtaaaatgaaaaagaattcaTAAAATTTTTGATAGAATCGAGGCATAATGCTCTGCTGCTTTCTTGGATATTGAATGTACAAAAGGGAAATTGTCGAGCTATAAATGCATACACATATttactttaatttatttatttttgtatagtCAAGTGCATACAGCATATTTC includes these proteins:
- the LOC122053779 gene encoding 60S ribosomal protein L18a-like protein, producing MSTVAGGERDVESAKIPTEHPLPIHPPPYANFLPQPVPPTAAPPHAYAPPPNAPPPPHLAPVPATDHYNIAVGYQPHPYSAVVNGISMNTKEPPLPFCGIGIGWALFMAGFFFASIPWYVGALLLLFVDQDYREKCGLVACSIAAGLAFLSVIINALNYYVFW